Within the Glycine max cultivar Williams 82 chromosome 12, Glycine_max_v4.0, whole genome shotgun sequence genome, the region CATACTGCACATTAGACAAAAGCGAAGTTGCATATACACGAGACTACTAGATTATTTGTAGGGATCTTGCTGTAGTTAAAGTGATAAGGAAGGCACTCCATGAGTAAGCAgtaattatttaattctttaGCTGGAACCGATCCCACTAGATGTTACTCTGCAGAATTTTAATTGACTAAATTTTATGTTAGAAGGTTCGGTTCTAGATTTTGATTCGTATATCCAATGTAGGGAAATGCTTCTTAAGTAGGTTGCTTGAAAAGTGCTTATTGAGTCGAATAGTTTACAAGGTACTCCACCGCACTTAGTTTAGTAGATGTTATAGTTGtgctttatttttatgtaacttTCTCAACAGTTCAGGAGTTGTAAAAGAGCTATTATTTGGTAAGTTCCCCGACCCCGAGGTTAAGTTGGTGCCGGTGGCATCTCAGGGTAACAAGGGTAGCACATGGTTGataaatgtaaatttatttgatttcatcttataaaattgattattcaaattaaaataacttgaataacttttatattagattagtaaatttattatcatctaaacataaattatgttactttaaaatcaatttaataaaattaattttattcaacatCCATTCAAATTGTAAGTCATTAAATTCATGTCAAATGGAAGCAACAAATTAAGCaaaactttttacattttttctttcattttaaacgTGTTATCAAAAAGCACTTAGCTGTTATGAATTAAGCAAATACTGTACAATGGTAGTGAAAGAAAGGAACACTAGGCTAATTAAGAGtgtttagagaagaaaaaattattggaaGAGAAACTTTTTCTGTATTGTTACATTGTCAATGGTGTTAGTTACAAgccttataaattataaaggcTACTACACTTCCACTTATCACATAGGGAATTAATTATCTAACTCTTAACAACCtctcccttttcaaaaataCAAGAGAGAAAGCAGGAACAATTGTTTAAGGTAGAGCCTTGGTTTGAACCTTCAACTATCTACACTATTTGCATAATTTGTATTCAATGAAGAAACTTAGGTCCAAGTAGAGCCTTAGTCAAAGCATTTGTTGGGTTATGATCAGTGGTGATCTTCTCTAGGTTCACTTCCCCACTTTCAATGGTTTCTCTCACAAAGTGAAACTTGACATCTATGTGCTTAGTTCTCTCATAGAATGTTTGATTTTTAGCCAAATATATACCACTTTGGTTGTTGCAGTAGACCTTAGCAACTCCTTTTTGAGCTTGTAAACTCACTGTCATTCCTATCATCCATATTGCCTCTTTCACTGCCTCAGTCACAACAATGAACTCTGCTTCCGTTGTGGACAATGAAACCACCTTCTGCGGTTGCACTTCCAACTAACAGTGTTTCCATGAAACACATATCCTGTTAATGACCTCCTAGTATCAATGCATTTAGCATAACTTGAGTTAACAAATCCTGCCGCATTCCCTACGCTTTCTTCATGTTTCTCATGCAACAATCCAGTTGCAATGGTTCCCTTCAAGTACCTTAGTATCCACTTCAAAGCCTCCTAGTGTAGTTTTCCTGGTTTCCCCATGTATCTACTGATTAGACTTACTGAGTAGGCTAGATAAGGTCTTGTACATATCATTACATACATCAAGCTCCCTACTGCATTTGCATAGGGTCCAAGGGTAACCACTCCACTTTTCTTCTGGAGTTTTCATCTCAATAGCAGTGGATGGACTTATGTTTATTAAGTAAGCTATGGTCATCACAGCTTCAACCCAAAAATGTGCAGAATAGTTTGCATCAAATATAATGCATCTGACCCTCTTGATAATGGTTTGGTTCATCCTTTCGGCTAGTCCATTCTGTCAGGGAGTGCCCTTTACTGTCTTGTGCCTTTCAatcccttgttttttttttttttttttttgcaaaactgATTGAATTCTTCAAAGCAAAACTCTAAACCATTGTCAGTTATGAGTTTCCTGACTTTTCTGTTGGTTTGAGTTTCGACCAGTACCTTCCATTCCTTGAACTTCTCAAGGGCTTCACTCTTCTACTTAAGTATGCAGATCCATTCCTtcctagagaaatcatcaattATAGAAAGGAGGTACCTTGCTCCACTGTGTGATGATACTCTTATTGGCCTCCATGCATTGTTGTGGATGTATTCAAGTGTACCCTTGGAGTGATGTATAGCAGTGACAAACTCCAACCTCTTTGCCTTGCCAAGAATATAGTGTTCACAAAACTGTAGTGACTCAACAATATCTTTTCCTAGTAGCTTTTGTTTGTTGAGCTCCTTCAACCCTTCTTCACTGATGTGTCCAAGCCTCTTGTGCCAGAGACTTGCATGTGAGTTAGTTTCCTTAGTCGTAGTTGCCACAACCCCTTTTTGAACATTTCCTACCAAAAGATAAAGCCATTTTCCAGCTTGGCTCTCATGAACACCATGGAACCTTTGGTGATCTTGAGAACTCCACCTTTAGCCCTGCACACAAAACCTTGCTTGTCAAGCATCCCTAGAGAGATCAAATTCCTCCTTAATTCTAGCACATTCCCAACCCCTTGCAGTGTCCTAGTTACTCCACCAACAAGTTTCAGAGTAACACTAACAATTCCCATTACTTTGCAAGCTTTATTGTTGCCAAGTAAAACCTGTCATCCATCAATCTTCTCATAAGAACTGAACTGTTCCATTTTAGAACACATGTGAAATGAGCAACCCGAGTCAAGAACCCAATATGGTTTGACTGGTGCCTCTGAAACACACAAGACATCAACACTTTCATACCCTTTTGAGCCAATGTCTGCATCACCACTGTGATTGTTTTGatctctttgtttctttttcttcttgtacTTAGGACattctttttgaaattttcttcaCTTCCACATATGAAACATCTCCTCTTCTTGCCTTCTTTCGATTTGGATCTTGTACCTTTCTTGCCCTTGAATTCTTTCTTTTCAGGCATCCCTCTAGTGAACAATCCCTCTACATCTTGATCACCCTTACTTTCTGACTTCCTTCTCAACTCCTTTGTAAACAAAGTTGTTTGTACTTCTTCTAATGAAAGAGTATATATCCTTGCCATAGATGAAAGTATCAGAGAGGTTGTCAAACTCATTTGGTAATGATCTCAAGAGCAAAAGTGTTTGGTCTTCATCTTCTAGGGGGATTTCAATATTTTCCAGATATAGAATGATCTTATTGAAGTCATCCAAATGATCTTTGAGCAACTTCCCTGTTGTCATCTTGAGGGTGTACAATTTTTGCTTCGAGTATAACATGTTTGCCCAACGATTTGGTCATGTACAAATTTTTCAACTTGTTCCAAATCATAGCAGCTGATTTCTCCTTAGAAACTTCCCTCAACACTTTATCGTgtttgtctatatatatatatatatatatatattcagaaaCTTGAACGTCCAAGTCATCAGCAAATTAAGGAACGATCATTCGATCTCCATCGGTCCTAGATTATCATGGAGATGAAGTCCTTTGGCGTTGAAGGTGAAGCTAAAATGCTAAAGGGTGTTTTTCTTCCATATATATCAACCAGCCACGTGCTTCCCTTGGTAGACATAGCGAGGATCTTCACCATGCAGGGTGGTGTAGATGCGATCATAATGACCACACCAGCACACGCTGCCACCATTCAAAGCTGCTCCACTATTGGAACCCATGTTGTCAAGTTCCCACAAGTTCCCGGTTTGCCGGAAGGAATGGACACGGAGAACATCGACTTGCGAAGAATTATCATGTGATATTTAGACatggtaaaattttattttataatttaatgaattatcatgtgaaaaataaattacacaaataacaaatataggaattttataatgtaaaatatCGTAAAAACCAACTcatgaatttaatattttaagcgGAGAAGATTTGTtagtagaaaaagaaagatagatTCAAATTCTTATActggaagaagaaaaatctttggattatttttttaaaaaaagtagaaattaaTATtccaattataataataaaaaaaccttaataaatgaaagaaagacATCTCTGATTCCGTATCCAGGATTTAAACCAAGATATCcatcatttctttctctcccCTTCTTCCAATTATCGATTTGGTGAGGATTTCTCCCTCCCGCTTGAATGAACTATCGCAGAGCCAAAACGATAAATCCAAACCCATTGATCCATTATGCCAATAATCGATCAATACCCCACACCCACAAACCTCGACCCCATGAAAGACCAACTCCAAAGTTCCGCAAGCGCATTCCCTTCGTCACCGAAGTCAAAACAGTGGAAGACCCGGAAGAAGCATTGTCCCTCTTTCACCGTTACAAAGAACAGGGTTTCCGGCACTATTACCCTTCCTATGCCGCATTACTCTACAAACTAGCTCGTTCTAGAATGTTCGATGCCGTTGAAACGATTCTCGCTCACATGAAAGACACCGAAATGCAATGCAGAGAGAGCGTTTTCATTGCCCTCTTTCAACATTACGGTCCCGAAAAAGCCGTTGAACTCTTCAACAGAATGCCTCAGTTCAATTGCACCCGCACGATACAGTCCTTCAACGCGCTTCTCAATGTTCTAATTGACAATGACAGGTTTGACGAGGCCAATGATATTTTTGGTAAATCCTATGAAATGGGTTTTCGTCCAAACACGGTCACGTTCAATATAATGGTGAAGGGGCGGTTGGCAAAGGGCGAGTGGGGGAAAGcatgtgaggtgtttgatgaaaTGCTTCAGAAGAGAGTGCAACCGAGTGTTGTCACTTATAATAGTCTCATTGGGTTTTTGTGTAGGAAGGGTGATTTGGATAAAGCAATGGCCTTGCTCGAGGACATGGGCCAGAAAGGAAAGCATGCAAATGAAGTAACATATGCGCTGTTGATGGAGGGTTTGTGCTCTGTGGAGAAGACTGAGGAAGCTAAGAAGCTTATGTTTGATATGGCATATCGCGGGTGTAAAGCTCAGCCGGTGaattttggtgttttgatgaatGATCTTGGTAAGAGAGGAAAGGTTGAAGAGGCCAAATCTTTGCTCCATGAGATGAAGAAAAGGCGGCTTAAGCCAGATGTTGTAACTTACAACATATTGATAAATTATCTTTGCAAGGAAGGTAAGGCAATGGAAGCTTACAAAGTCTTACTTGAGATGCAGATTGGGGGATGTGTGCCGAATGCAGCTACATACAGGATGGTGGTTGATGGTTTGTGCCAAATTGGGGATTTTGAGGTTGCTTTGAGTGTTTTGAATGCAATGCTTACTAGTAGACATTGTCCACGTTCGGAAACATTTAATTGTATGGTTGTTGGCTTGTTGAAATCTGGAAATATTGATGGTTCTTGCTTTGTTTTGGAAGAGATGGAGAAGAGAAAGCTAGAATTTGATTTGGAGAGCTGGGAAACTATAATAAAGTCTGCCTGTAGTGAGAATAAGGGTGCAAGTGAGCTCATGACTGTACTTACATCTCCGTGTATCTAATAGAATTCATTAGGTATGAACGAATTGTCTATGTCTTCACAATTTTTTACGCGGATGTGTTCCAAAGTTTCATTTGAATTCACTTTGCCCTTGTTCTAATCCTATGTGACACTAACGGTGACTTTCCTGGCACATAAGTTTTCACTTTTCAAGGAAGTAATGAATGATTTCATTTCAAGGTGAACAAATTGTTTACAATTGGTGGATATATGTTGGTGCTTAGCTTAGAGGACGAGCGTTGATGGTATTTGATGGCAAAGATGAAAGTAGAGCTTAGGGAGCACATGTATGATATGACAACAGAAATACTAGAATACggcaaattttaaaaactgtaggacatgacctctatttagaagtgcccgtactttttaagcaaaacCTTGAGTGTATATAGTTGCTCGTTTGTCTCTCTGGTCTGAATTTCATCTCTGCCAGTTGGTTGGCTTCAAAAATATTTCGATGCAGTTGAAAATTGAACTCAAACATGATTGATCTACAGGTTTAAGGACCTCTCTGAGATCtatgtctatatttttttatgatgtcaTCTCTATCAAAGATAATGCTAGGACTTTGACCCATTtccttaaatttgtaattttttttatgttccatGGACTTTTCAATGACTAAGAAAATTTTCATTGATTATCTTTAGTTtggattttttctttcaatttcttttttttttcattcacagtTTAAATATGAAACCTTAATGAATTCAAGTTAGGTTCCATTATAACCAATGACATGTTGGTTCTTTTGTTTGTAATTAGggataaattacaatttttatttctaattttaacaaatgtgtatttaaattttcatcttaAAATTAGTCTAtaaatttccaattttttttttcagttccccattttaatttttgtaactaACTCAAACATAAGTAGATCCAATAAATAACTACGCAACACTGGGAAATGCAAAATTTAAGTAATAGCATAGATTTTGGAACCAAACTATCAAGTTCAAAATAAGGTGACTAGACAAagtataaaagtaaattatccGTAGTAGAAAATGCAAACAGTATTCTCTCTATAAGGAATGTGAACATTAAATGCCTCAGCGCGTATAGTTTAATAGGAGAaacgtttttatttattttttatgttttattaataataaaaaaaaggcacTATTTAGTTTAAACAACTACATGGGGAAATTTGGTGATTGAGATGAGATAGCGGGTCTGATAAACTGTTCCGCTGAGACAAATCAACTCCATCATAAAAAAGCAGTGTTTGAATTTAGTTATCTGAATTGGATATTTATAAATACCTGTGCGGCCTCATAACAGTTTCATTATCATCTCataaaatcaaaacaacatCGATCCAAGAATATGGCACGCCGTGAATCTCTTTCCATGACAAGGGCCCTGAATGCCATAGCTTATGTGGCACTTATATTCCTTGCATTTGCAATGAGCTGCAGCACTTCAACTCGAATCCTGGATGAAGTAGAAAGACCAGAAGCAGAAGAAGCTAACAATGCTGCAGAATCCCATGTTGCTGACCAACACCACACGCTCTCGTTTTTCATGCACGACATTCTGGGAGGCTCCAACCCCACAGCCCGAGCGGTGACCGGCGTGGTCACCAATCCGGCTCTGAACGCTCAAGTGGCATTCGCCAAGCCCAACGGAGCAAACCTTCCTCTGAACAACGGCGTCCCACAGAACAACAACAACGGCGGAattctcaacaacaacaaccttccTTTCCTCACCGGCCTCGGCGGCACCACGGCCAACGTCTTCAACAACGGCGGCACCGGTTTCCCTGTCACCAACACCAACCAGCTCCCGGCGGGAATGACGCTGCAGAAGGTCATGTTTGGGACAATGACTGTGTTCGACGATGAGCTCACTCACGGGCATGAGTTTGGTTCCGGTTTGGTGGGGAAGGCGCAGGGATTTTACATAGCCAGTGCCGTCGACGGAACCAGCCAGGTTATGGCTTTCACCGCTAAGTTTGAAGAAAACGGTTACGTTGACAGTCTAAGCTTCTTTGGTGTGCATCGAGCGCAAGTTTCCGAGTCCCAAATTGCCATCATTGGAGGCACCGGAAAGTATGTCAACGCTGAGGGCTATGCGATTATTAAGACTTTTCCGCTGAGCCCTCAGCAACATAACACTGATGGTGTCCAGACTCTGTTGCAGCTCACTGCCTATCTTGCCTATTAGCCTCTCTCATATCCAATTATTGCAAAAATCTCTCTATTCTATTTGGTGTAATGAATTTTTAACCGCATGTTTGTGAGCATATTGTACTTTAAtttgaaaagcaaaaaaaaaagttaaaaaattaattgactgCACAACAAACCATACATTAAAGCATTTTCAATGCTGCAACATGGTAATAGGTGTTAGTTTGTTAATCTATTTTTTGGTGGGTTTTAGAATGCCACGTGAAATATAagaatttcatgttttttttcctatgGTATGATATTTAAGAACTTAAAATGAGTTGTagaattttctcatatttttttaagaagtatTAAGAACACGATTTTAGATTCTTTCTCTTCAATGGTGAAACAGTATAAGGAGTGATTTCAGTTTAAGAATCTTATAAGTAACTCTCGTCTGAATTAGCACTCTTTAATAGCTGTTTATTGTTGATTAAATTAGAAGAATTAGGCTAAGGTGTTGAATTGAAAATGTTGAAGTTATGTAATTTTGACATTTACTGGACATAGCGCCTCTGCATGAAAAGTCATATCCATGAAAAGCATGCAAAGCCAAGTTTTTAGAACATAAAAAAGTCAAAGCAGAATAAATTAATACATTCCCTTGAATTCATCACATGGTTGGGAGATtattaaaagccaaaaatgtTTCTGAAATACTGCACAAAGCATCAAAAACTTTTTTATCAATCACCGTTATTCTTCCAAACAAAAACTTCCCTGGTGTAAGTGGGAGTTGATTCGGTGTGACATATGGAAGGGAGTTCCCATCAATAGTGACCTTGTTTttgtcaatgtttttttttttttatcaccatgGTGCTAGTGTGTAGGACAAGTGCCAATGCTAGTATCAACTAATGGCATGGCACCTTTGAAGGGGAAGACTCTATTATTGGGGTTTTGAGAAGGAAGGTTAGTGCTTTGAGTGTTTAGAATGGAGACAGCCACAATTCTTTTTGAAGGGGCTGATCCACCAAGAATTGTGATTGTAGTGTCTAGAGCATTCCCCTCAGAGGACCATAGCCAAAAAGGGAGATGTGGAGTACTATTATGGCTTTTCAGGGGAAAATATGTGAAGGGGAGCTTTTTGGCCATCTTGCCTTTTCTGTAAGCGAGCTAGTTGGCTGGTTTGAGAAGGATGGACTAGTAAGATAGTTGTATAGGAGAGATTCAGATTTCGGGCTGTTACAAGATTAATTGAACTATTGGAGTTGTTGCTAAATGAATCAGCTCTGGGAAGTGGACTAAGTAGCTCAGTAGCTAATAGCCTAATACGATTGCATCTTAACTCCAAGTGGGTAGTGTGTCCCAATTAAGTGTTGATAAAGTTGgagtttatataattaatttaaaaataaataacttgttTGTAGCGTGAGAGAGTTTGAAACCTCTTTTATACTTCcttaattcttatttatttataacatctaaatttaaaatgatgtttctttcttttgataagatataatgttttttattttaattatttttagactaaaTATATCACTAGCTTAAAAAAGAATGAGAAtacattaacaaataattagaag harbors:
- the LOC100776556 gene encoding pentatricopeptide repeat-containing protein At1g07740, mitochondrial, which translates into the protein MNYRRAKTINPNPLIHYANNRSIPHTHKPRPHERPTPKFRKRIPFVTEVKTVEDPEEALSLFHRYKEQGFRHYYPSYAALLYKLARSRMFDAVETILAHMKDTEMQCRESVFIALFQHYGPEKAVELFNRMPQFNCTRTIQSFNALLNVLIDNDRFDEANDIFGKSYEMGFRPNTVTFNIMVKGRLAKGEWGKACEVFDEMLQKRVQPSVVTYNSLIGFLCRKGDLDKAMALLEDMGQKGKHANEVTYALLMEGLCSVEKTEEAKKLMFDMAYRGCKAQPVNFGVLMNDLGKRGKVEEAKSLLHEMKKRRLKPDVVTYNILINYLCKEGKAMEAYKVLLEMQIGGCVPNAATYRMVVDGLCQIGDFEVALSVLNAMLTSRHCPRSETFNCMVVGLLKSGNIDGSCFVLEEMEKRKLEFDLESWETIIKSACSENKGASELMTVLTSPCI
- the LOC100784571 gene encoding dirigent protein 10, with the protein product MARRESLSMTRALNAIAYVALIFLAFAMSCSTSTRILDEVERPEAEEANNAAESHVADQHHTLSFFMHDILGGSNPTARAVTGVVTNPALNAQVAFAKPNGANLPLNNGVPQNNNNGGILNNNNLPFLTGLGGTTANVFNNGGTGFPVTNTNQLPAGMTLQKVMFGTMTVFDDELTHGHEFGSGLVGKAQGFYIASAVDGTSQVMAFTAKFEENGYVDSLSFFGVHRAQVSESQIAIIGGTGKYVNAEGYAIIKTFPLSPQQHNTDGVQTLLQLTAYLAY